From Pseudomonas sp. stari2, a single genomic window includes:
- a CDS encoding extracellular solute-binding protein codes for MRCHRGYINLGLAGVVSVALTAQAAEAPSVHVYNWYDYIGPNTLHDFKRDSGIEPVYDTFDSAEVLEGKLMTSHSGYDVVVASNFSLPTLIKAGALAPLPRNQLPGWKNLDNDLLGKLANNDPGNQYAVPYLWGTNGIGYNVDKVRAVLGDKAPVDSWDLVFKEENLAKLGECGVAMLDSPSEMLPVALHYLGLPPNSTNAEDYQKAEALLLKLRPHIAYFNSSKFISDLSNGNICVAVGWSGAMLEAKTNAEQAGNGVKIQYSLPKEGAPVWFDTLVLLKDAPHPTQGLAFIDYLLRPDVIAPVSDHLSYPNGNRAATALVAEATRDNPAVYPSATAMATLFTLEPLPKATERVRTRVWSKVKNGQ; via the coding sequence ATGCGTTGTCATCGTGGGTATATCAACCTGGGCCTGGCGGGCGTTGTGTCCGTCGCACTGACCGCGCAAGCGGCCGAAGCGCCGAGCGTGCATGTTTACAACTGGTACGACTACATCGGCCCGAACACCCTGCATGATTTCAAGCGAGACAGCGGCATCGAACCGGTCTACGACACCTTCGACAGCGCCGAAGTGCTGGAAGGCAAACTGATGACCAGCCACAGCGGCTACGACGTGGTGGTGGCGAGCAACTTCAGTCTGCCGACCCTGATCAAGGCCGGCGCCCTCGCCCCGCTGCCCCGCAATCAACTGCCGGGCTGGAAGAATCTCGACAACGATCTGCTCGGCAAACTGGCCAACAACGACCCCGGCAACCAGTACGCCGTGCCGTATCTGTGGGGCACCAACGGCATCGGCTACAACGTCGACAAGGTGCGCGCCGTGCTGGGCGACAAGGCGCCGGTGGATTCCTGGGATCTGGTGTTCAAGGAGGAGAACCTGGCCAAACTCGGCGAATGCGGCGTGGCGATGCTTGATTCACCATCGGAAATGCTCCCGGTCGCGCTGCACTATCTCGGCCTGCCGCCCAACAGCACCAACGCCGAGGACTATCAGAAAGCCGAAGCGCTGCTGCTGAAACTGCGCCCGCACATCGCCTACTTCAACTCTTCGAAATTCATCAGCGACCTGTCCAACGGCAACATTTGCGTGGCGGTCGGCTGGTCCGGCGCGATGCTCGAAGCCAAGACCAACGCCGAGCAGGCCGGCAACGGTGTGAAGATCCAGTACAGCCTGCCGAAAGAAGGCGCGCCGGTGTGGTTCGACACGCTGGTACTACTCAAGGACGCGCCGCATCCGACTCAGGGCCTGGCGTTCATCGACTACCTGCTGCGGCCCGATGTGATTGCACCGGTCAGCGATCACCTGTCCTACCCCAACGGCAACCGCGCCGCCACCGCGCTGGTCGCCGAAGCCACCCGCGACAACCCGGCGGTGTATCCGTCTGCCACAGCGATGGCGACGTTGTTCACCCTCGAGCCCCTGCCCAAAGCCACCGAACGGGTGCGCACCCGGGTCTGGAGCAAGGTCAAGAACGGCCAATAA
- a CDS encoding P1 family peptidase, which produces MKPRARDLDIRIGQLQPGPLNAITDVPGVRVGHSNVRGQSASGRDICTGVTLIEPRAGSTNAQPCFAGVHVLNGNGDATGLEWIREAGLLTSPVAFTNTHSLGVVRDALIELDRAQQPDDGRLYWNMPVVLETFDGLLNDINGFHVKPEHVAEAMSNAVDGPVQEGAVGGGSGMICHEFKGGIGTASRRLSKAQGGWTVGAIVQANHGIRSELRVDGYPVGRYMEQVDSPFLRASLPHPGMGSIVVCLATDAPLLPHQCTRLAQRASLGLARTGGGNEDHSGDIFIAFATGNEQVPPAAYEGKGAPTCDGLRMVNNDHISELFLAATEAVEEAIINALLASDSTEGNGHSVPGLDAATLLAALEKAGWPGAR; this is translated from the coding sequence ATGAAACCAAGAGCCCGCGACCTCGACATCCGCATCGGCCAACTGCAGCCCGGCCCGCTCAATGCCATCACCGACGTGCCCGGCGTGCGGGTCGGCCACAGCAATGTGCGGGGGCAAAGCGCCTCTGGGCGCGACATCTGCACCGGCGTTACCCTGATCGAACCCCGTGCCGGCTCGACCAATGCACAACCGTGTTTTGCCGGCGTTCACGTACTCAACGGCAACGGCGATGCCACGGGACTGGAATGGATTCGCGAAGCCGGCCTGCTGACCAGCCCGGTTGCCTTCACCAACACCCACAGCCTCGGCGTGGTGCGCGATGCCTTGATCGAACTGGATCGCGCGCAGCAACCGGACGACGGTCGTCTCTACTGGAACATGCCGGTGGTGCTGGAAACCTTCGATGGCTTGCTCAACGATATCAACGGCTTTCACGTGAAGCCCGAACACGTGGCCGAGGCGATGAGCAATGCCGTTGACGGCCCGGTGCAGGAAGGCGCGGTGGGCGGTGGCAGCGGCATGATCTGTCATGAATTCAAGGGCGGGATCGGCACCGCATCGCGCCGATTGAGCAAGGCTCAGGGCGGCTGGACGGTGGGCGCCATCGTTCAGGCCAACCACGGGATTCGCAGCGAATTGCGGGTCGACGGCTACCCGGTCGGGCGTTACATGGAACAGGTGGATTCGCCGTTCCTGCGCGCTTCGCTACCGCATCCGGGCATGGGTTCGATCGTGGTGTGCCTGGCCACCGATGCGCCGCTGTTGCCGCACCAATGCACGCGACTGGCACAACGGGCCAGTCTCGGTCTGGCGCGTACCGGGGGTGGCAACGAAGATCACAGCGGTGACATTTTCATTGCCTTCGCCACCGGCAACGAACAGGTCCCGCCCGCTGCTTACGAGGGCAAAGGCGCGCCCACCTGCGACGGCTTGCGGATGGTCAACAACGACCACATCAGCGAGCTGTTTCTGGCGGCGACCGAGGCGGTTGAAGAGGCGATCATCAACGCCTTGCTGGCCAGCGACAGCACCGAAGGCAACGGGCACTCGGTGCCGGGGCTGGATGCTGCGACCTTGCTCGCCGCCCTCGAAAAAGCAGGCTGGCCCGGCGCTCGCTGA
- a CDS encoding NAD(P)H-dependent oxidoreductase, which yields MHALIVVAHDDPRSLTHALAQKIAKGLSESDPSNTFEIADLHAEKFDPRFGVADWAVHHRESVPPADVLAEQARIDRADALVLVYPVFWWSMPAMLKGWIDRVFSNGWAFDFDGDKTQKKLGRLRVHLVGLGGADARTYDRHGYGAAMKVQIDHGIFDYCGATVAGSALLLESELRDPAVQLQAARELGLGLFR from the coding sequence ATGCACGCATTGATAGTTGTGGCCCATGATGACCCCCGTTCGCTGACCCATGCGCTGGCGCAGAAAATCGCCAAAGGCCTGTCGGAGAGTGATCCGTCCAACACCTTCGAAATCGCTGACCTGCACGCCGAGAAATTCGATCCGCGTTTTGGCGTGGCCGATTGGGCCGTGCATCATCGCGAATCCGTACCGCCAGCCGACGTCTTGGCCGAACAGGCACGCATCGACCGCGCCGATGCGCTGGTGCTGGTGTATCCGGTGTTCTGGTGGTCGATGCCGGCGATGCTCAAGGGCTGGATCGACCGGGTGTTCAGCAATGGCTGGGCGTTTGATTTCGACGGCGATAAGACGCAGAAGAAGCTCGGACGATTGCGCGTGCATCTGGTCGGACTCGGCGGGGCCGATGCACGCACCTACGACCGCCACGGCTACGGCGCAGCGATGAAGGTGCAGATCGATCACGGCATCTTCGACTACTGCGGGGCGACGGTGGCCGGCTCGGCGTTGTTGCTGGAGTCCGAGCTGCGCGACCCAGCGGTGCAACTGCAGGCGGCGCGCGAACTCGGACTTGGGTTGTTCCGCTAA
- a CDS encoding TetR/AcrR family transcriptional regulator has protein sequence MSTTEIPEPVQPRRRLSREDRQRQLLDMAWQLIREEGTDALTLGYLAEKAGVTKPVVYDHFTTRAGLLAALYQDFDRRQTALMDVALGNCESTLSGTASVIATAYVDCVLTQGNEIPGVIAALASTPELEKIKREYEAIFLEKCRHVLSPFADGGDITQAGLRAILGAAEALSQAAAIGEISAAQARDELFATITAMVERAAVSAAKASD, from the coding sequence ATGTCAACCACGGAAATCCCCGAACCCGTTCAACCCCGCCGACGCCTGTCCCGGGAAGACCGTCAGCGCCAGTTGCTCGACATGGCCTGGCAATTGATTCGCGAAGAAGGCACCGATGCCCTGACCTTGGGTTATCTGGCGGAAAAAGCCGGCGTGACCAAACCGGTGGTCTATGACCACTTCACCACCCGCGCCGGATTGCTCGCTGCGCTGTATCAGGATTTCGACAGGCGCCAGACCGCGCTGATGGATGTTGCGCTAGGCAATTGCGAGTCGACGCTAAGCGGCACCGCCTCGGTGATTGCCACGGCGTATGTCGACTGCGTGTTGACTCAAGGCAACGAGATTCCGGGGGTGATTGCCGCACTGGCCAGCACGCCGGAACTGGAGAAGATCAAGCGCGAGTACGAGGCGATCTTCCTGGAGAAATGCCGTCATGTGCTGTCGCCGTTCGCTGACGGGGGCGACATTACACAGGCGGGACTACGCGCCATTCTCGGTGCCGCCGAGGCTTTGTCTCAAGCAGCAGCGATCGGAGAAATCAGCGCCGCGCAGGCCCGCGACGAGCTGTTTGCAACCATCACCGCGATGGTCGAAAGGGCCGCCGTCAGCGCCGCCAAAGCAAGTGACTGA
- a CDS encoding TetR/AcrR family transcriptional regulator: MDTADLLERSYPGRRAELKRDIFREALRLFNEQGIEATTIEMIRAECDTSVGAIYHHFGNKEGLVAALFFTALEDQARLRDAYLNDATTTEEGVQALVYSYVDWVENQPEWARFQYHARYAVTRGPHKDELAARNKTRNLGLRTWLAESGRAAELNDCPAELLPSLIVGQADSYCRAWLSGRVQGSPKAYRELLAQAAWRSIRREPER, from the coding sequence ATGGATACCGCAGATCTCCTCGAGCGCAGCTACCCCGGACGCCGGGCCGAACTCAAGCGCGACATCTTTCGCGAGGCCTTGCGCCTGTTCAACGAACAGGGGATCGAGGCCACCACCATCGAAATGATCCGTGCCGAGTGCGACACCAGCGTCGGCGCGATCTACCACCACTTCGGCAACAAGGAAGGACTGGTGGCCGCACTGTTTTTCACTGCGCTGGAAGATCAGGCGCGCTTGCGCGACGCGTATCTGAACGACGCAACGACAACCGAAGAGGGCGTGCAGGCGCTGGTCTACAGCTACGTCGATTGGGTCGAGAACCAGCCGGAATGGGCACGGTTCCAATATCACGCGCGTTATGCCGTGACCCGGGGGCCGCACAAGGACGAACTCGCTGCTCGCAACAAGACGCGCAATCTGGGGCTGCGCACCTGGCTCGCCGAGTCCGGACGCGCCGCCGAACTCAACGATTGCCCGGCCGAATTGCTGCCGTCACTGATCGTCGGCCAGGCCGACAGCTATTGCCGCGCGTGGTTGTCGGGAAGAGTGCAGGGCAGTCCGAAGGCTTATCGCGAGTTGCTGGCGCAGGCGGCATGGCGTTCAATCCGCCGCGAACCGGAACGCTGA
- a CDS encoding hotdog fold domain-containing protein: MSQFLSMFTSVGPEAFSQMACQVAPYFSSINPLVSELRAGSATVQVPFRREITNHLGTVHAIAMCNAAELAAGMMTDVSIPAGARWIPKGMTVEYLAKAKSDVTAVANGEALDWQTEGDKIVPVDIHDAEGKKVFTARITMNVKLS; the protein is encoded by the coding sequence ATGAGTCAGTTTCTCAGCATGTTCACCAGCGTCGGCCCCGAAGCGTTCAGCCAGATGGCCTGTCAGGTCGCGCCGTATTTCAGCAGCATCAATCCGTTGGTCAGCGAATTGCGCGCGGGTTCAGCGACGGTGCAGGTGCCGTTCCGCCGCGAGATCACCAACCACCTCGGCACCGTGCACGCCATCGCCATGTGCAACGCTGCCGAACTGGCGGCCGGGATGATGACCGACGTGTCGATTCCGGCCGGTGCACGCTGGATTCCCAAAGGCATGACCGTCGAGTACCTGGCCAAGGCCAAATCCGATGTGACCGCCGTGGCCAATGGCGAAGCGCTGGACTGGCAGACCGAAGGCGACAAGATCGTGCCGGTGGACATCCACGACGCCGAGGGCAAGAAAGTGTTCACGGCGCGAATCACCATGAACGTGAAGCTGTCCTGA
- a CDS encoding GNAT family N-acetyltransferase, with protein sequence MPRITHYKSPCPEGVNSQILQMVVDYLTDISAIGLGPSNLLYNVYQYAVGYEVHLYLEALNGEKGTEVELLVATDDEDPEQVIGFLLYLPVQGDWEACNVAYLAVQQPYRRQGVARALIADMLTRYPHAELTCSVGKVPYFEALGFEVLGQLETQVLMSTRHYRSNGLRGFIDTTPIYRSLEVQQIHTYLLQKHGKRAMVDAEKQRDRHLDQVTRHTEEFVRQRLTVH encoded by the coding sequence ATGCCCCGCATCACCCACTACAAATCCCCGTGCCCCGAAGGCGTCAACAGCCAGATCCTGCAAATGGTGGTCGACTACCTGACCGACATCAGCGCCATCGGTCTGGGCCCGAGCAATCTGCTGTACAACGTTTATCAGTACGCGGTGGGCTACGAGGTGCATTTGTATCTGGAGGCGTTGAACGGCGAGAAGGGCACCGAGGTGGAACTGCTGGTGGCCACCGACGACGAAGACCCGGAGCAGGTGATCGGCTTCCTGTTGTACTTGCCGGTGCAGGGTGATTGGGAGGCGTGCAACGTGGCCTATCTGGCGGTACAGCAGCCGTACCGCCGCCAGGGCGTGGCTCGGGCGTTGATCGCCGACATGCTGACGCGTTACCCGCATGCCGAGCTGACGTGCAGCGTGGGTAAAGTCCCGTATTTCGAGGCGCTGGGCTTTGAAGTGCTGGGCCAGTTGGAGACTCAGGTACTGATGAGCACCCGGCATTACCGCAGCAACGGTTTGCGCGGTTTTATCGACACCACGCCGATCTACCGCTCGCTCGAAGTGCAGCAGATCCACACCTATTTGCTGCAAAAGCACGGCAAACGGGCGATGGTCGATGCCGAGAAGCAACGTGACCGGCATCTGGATCAAGTCACGCGGCACACCGAAGAATTTGTCCGCCAGCGCCTGACCGTGCACTGA
- a CDS encoding DUF3592 domain-containing protein yields the protein MYYPREAQRDHLYNRIVMLTVACCVVLLLAGMARHQGIRYGLLQFNAMEVSGTVTQLEEIRMNQNGKILHYRYTDDQGQIHEDQFIDERYAEHTQYEVGGPIPLLVSRWLPEKNAIAAELYSYRPGFYIMTGGLLLGVLFLLISGRTFWKIQAMKEEDRFY from the coding sequence ATGTACTACCCGCGCGAAGCCCAAAGGGATCATCTCTACAACCGTATCGTGATGTTGACTGTCGCATGCTGTGTAGTGTTGCTGCTGGCCGGCATGGCCCGCCATCAGGGCATTCGTTATGGTCTGTTGCAGTTCAACGCCATGGAAGTCAGCGGCACCGTCACGCAACTGGAAGAGATCCGGATGAACCAGAATGGCAAGATCCTTCACTACCGCTACACCGACGATCAGGGGCAGATCCACGAAGATCAGTTCATCGACGAACGCTACGCCGAGCACACGCAATATGAAGTGGGCGGGCCGATCCCTCTGCTGGTTTCACGATGGTTGCCGGAGAAGAACGCCATCGCCGCCGAACTGTACAGCTACCGCCCGGGCTTCTACATCATGACCGGCGGCCTTTTGCTCGGAGTACTGTTCCTGCTGATCTCGGGCAGGACGTTCTGGAAAATCCAGGCCATGAAAGAAGAAGATCGTTTCTACTGA
- a CDS encoding YXWGXW repeat-containing protein, translating into MNVLRSLFKWRKALLLLPLTLAALASPPVFAQPEMIIREAPPPMRMEPMPGPRAGYAWDRGHWRWEGRGYVWMPGHWQPVRHHGARWEPGHWQARGPNWYWIEGHWVR; encoded by the coding sequence ATGAACGTTTTGCGTTCCCTGTTCAAATGGCGAAAAGCCCTGCTGCTGTTGCCGCTGACGCTGGCCGCGCTGGCCAGTCCCCCAGTATTTGCCCAACCCGAAATGATCATCCGCGAAGCCCCGCCACCGATGCGCATGGAACCGATGCCCGGTCCACGGGCAGGTTATGCCTGGGATCGCGGCCACTGGCGCTGGGAAGGCCGGGGTTATGTCTGGATGCCCGGTCACTGGCAACCGGTGCGTCACCACGGCGCACGCTGGGAACCCGGCCACTGGCAGGCGCGCGGGCCGAACTGGTACTGGATTGAAGGCCATTGGGTGCGTTGA
- a CDS encoding YXWGXW repeat-containing protein has protein sequence MSKTIKTLITATLVAITLSGCVVEPARPHRPPPIVEVVPAMPAPGYHWVAGHYRWAGNQWRWVPGHWRAY, from the coding sequence ATGTCGAAAACCATAAAAACCTTGATCACTGCCACGCTGGTGGCAATCACCCTGTCGGGCTGTGTCGTCGAACCGGCGCGCCCGCACCGGCCACCACCGATCGTCGAAGTGGTTCCGGCGATGCCTGCGCCGGGTTATCACTGGGTCGCCGGGCATTACCGCTGGGCCGGCAACCAATGGCGCTGGGTGCCGGGGCATTGGCGGGCGTATTGA
- a CDS encoding YceI family protein — MSIRLLLAAVCCLIVMPAAQAVEYTRVNTSASQISFTYNQMGSRMYGTFGKFDATLDFDTANLSNARTTLHIDLTSIDAGSEDANTELVKPAWFDTQKFPTAVFESTRFSRVDENHYLVAGRLTLKGVTREVQVPVQLKPDSSIGIFDGELVLKRDAFGLGAGEWADTVVSNDIAIKFKVVAPAQ, encoded by the coding sequence ATGTCGATTCGATTGTTGTTGGCTGCTGTGTGTTGCCTGATCGTCATGCCGGCGGCGCAGGCGGTGGAGTACACCCGGGTCAATACCAGCGCCAGCCAGATCAGTTTTACCTACAACCAGATGGGCTCGCGAATGTACGGCACGTTCGGCAAGTTCGATGCGACGCTGGACTTCGACACTGCCAATCTGAGCAACGCCCGCACCACGTTGCACATCGACCTCACGAGCATCGACGCCGGCAGCGAAGACGCCAATACCGAACTGGTGAAACCGGCGTGGTTCGACACGCAAAAGTTTCCGACGGCTGTATTCGAATCGACCCGTTTCAGTCGGGTCGATGAAAACCATTACCTGGTTGCCGGCCGACTCACGCTCAAAGGTGTCACCCGCGAGGTGCAGGTGCCGGTGCAACTGAAACCCGATAGCAGCATCGGCATCTTCGACGGTGAGCTTGTGCTCAAGCGCGACGCATTTGGCCTCGGTGCCGGCGAGTGGGCCGACACCGTGGTTTCGAACGACATCGCGATCAAGTTCAAGGTCGTTGCACCGGCCCAGTGA
- a CDS encoding MATE family efflux transporter — protein MQTPAQNPLWKTYLLFLAPMVLSNFLQSMSGTVNSIYIGQMLGTQALAAVSGMFPIIFFFIALVIGLGAGAGVLIGQAWGARESHMVKAIAGATLLLGVLIGLVAAVFGSVFARQALQGLGTPADVLDDAVSYARVMMWTLPFVLVYVLFTQLLRGVSDTLSPMLALLLSTVVGLALTPAFIRGWFGLPQLGIQSAAFAGLAGTLAAMAWLAWSLIRKGHPLAPDREFFASLRLDGEILGKVLRIGLPTGVQMIVLSLSELVILALVNQHGSQATAAYGAVTQIVNYVQFPALSIAITASILGAQAIGAGRLERMGPILRTGLWINVCLTGGLIVLGYLLSHWLLGLFLTEDSTRAMAEHLLHIMLWSLLIFGFQAIIGGIMRASGTVLVPVAIAIICVVGVQLPAAYWLDGQFGLQGVWMAFPVAYLGMLVLQTLYYKLVWQHQKIERLV, from the coding sequence ATGCAAACCCCCGCCCAAAACCCCCTCTGGAAAACCTACCTGCTGTTCCTCGCCCCCATGGTGCTGTCGAACTTCCTACAGTCGATGTCGGGCACGGTCAACAGCATCTACATCGGCCAGATGCTCGGCACCCAGGCGCTGGCGGCGGTCTCGGGGATGTTTCCGATCATCTTTTTCTTCATCGCGCTGGTCATCGGTCTGGGGGCCGGGGCAGGGGTGTTGATCGGTCAGGCGTGGGGCGCACGCGAGTCGCATATGGTGAAGGCGATTGCCGGGGCGACGCTGTTGCTGGGGGTGTTGATCGGGCTGGTCGCGGCGGTGTTTGGCAGTGTGTTTGCGCGTCAGGCGTTGCAGGGGTTGGGCACGCCGGCGGATGTGCTGGATGACGCGGTTTCCTACGCCCGGGTGATGATGTGGACCTTGCCGTTTGTGCTGGTATACGTGTTGTTCACCCAGCTGTTGCGCGGGGTGAGCGACACGCTGTCGCCGATGCTCGCGCTGCTGCTGTCGACCGTTGTCGGTCTGGCGCTGACCCCGGCGTTCATTCGCGGTTGGTTCGGCTTGCCGCAACTGGGCATTCAGAGCGCGGCGTTCGCCGGTCTGGCCGGTACGCTGGCGGCGATGGCGTGGCTGGCTTGGAGCCTGATCCGCAAAGGCCATCCGCTGGCGCCGGACCGGGAGTTCTTTGCGTCGTTGCGGCTGGACGGCGAGATTCTCGGCAAAGTGTTGCGTATCGGCCTGCCGACCGGGGTGCAGATGATTGTTTTGTCGCTGTCGGAGCTGGTGATCCTGGCACTGGTCAACCAGCACGGCTCCCAGGCGACGGCGGCGTATGGCGCGGTGACGCAGATCGTTAACTACGTGCAGTTTCCGGCGCTGTCGATTGCAATCACCGCGTCGATCCTCGGCGCCCAGGCGATTGGCGCCGGGCGGTTGGAACGTATGGGGCCGATCCTGCGCACCGGGCTGTGGATCAACGTGTGCCTGACCGGTGGTTTGATCGTGCTCGGTTACCTGTTGTCACACTGGTTGCTGGGGCTGTTCCTCACCGAAGACTCGACCCGGGCGATGGCCGAGCACTTGCTGCACATCATGCTGTGGAGCCTGTTGATCTTCGGCTTCCAGGCGATCATCGGCGGCATCATGCGCGCCAGCGGCACAGTGTTGGTGCCCGTCGCGATCGCGATCATTTGCGTGGTCGGTGTGCAGTTGCCGGCGGCGTACTGGCTGGACGGGCAGTTTGGTTTGCAGGGCGTGTGGATGGCGTTTCCGGTGGCGTATCTGGGGATGCTGGTACTGCAGACGCTGTATTACAAACTGGTCTGGCAGCATCAGAAGATCGAGCGGCTGGTTTGA
- a CDS encoding chorismate mutase: MSRVSTLLTSTLFAVLATTANAAPTPAPEALQSLLSTLNERLNIGDLVALTKWDSGKPIQDSPREAQVIANARTLAAEHKLDPEDVAQLIAAQMEANKLVQYGLLAKWQAAGAAPNTPRPDLGKQIRPRLDELQTRLLQQYADFTPYRHDPNCPVWLANARSSLTHDALHELALSRATGELCIRATAP, encoded by the coding sequence ATGTCCCGCGTCTCGACCCTGCTGACCTCTACCCTTTTTGCCGTTCTGGCGACGACAGCCAACGCTGCCCCGACACCAGCGCCTGAAGCGCTGCAAAGCCTGCTGAGTACCCTGAACGAACGTCTGAACATCGGTGATCTCGTTGCCCTGACCAAGTGGGACAGCGGCAAGCCGATCCAGGACAGCCCTCGCGAAGCCCAGGTCATCGCCAATGCCAGGACGCTAGCCGCCGAACACAAACTCGATCCGGAAGACGTGGCGCAATTGATCGCCGCGCAAATGGAAGCCAACAAACTGGTGCAATACGGTTTACTGGCGAAGTGGCAAGCGGCGGGGGCCGCACCGAACACGCCCCGCCCGGATCTGGGCAAGCAGATTCGGCCGCGCCTGGATGAGCTGCAAACCCGTCTGTTGCAGCAATACGCCGACTTCACGCCCTACCGTCACGACCCGAATTGCCCGGTGTGGCTGGCCAACGCGCGTAGCAGTTTGACTCACGACGCGCTGCACGAACTTGCCCTGAGCCGCGCTACCGGTGAGCTATGTATTCGGGCAACAGCCCCGTGA
- a CDS encoding phage infection protein → MKRQILLGIAFSVLAVNAFAAKPAHTMIAEGGSDRLIEQRVAEGGSDRLLERRVAEGGSDRLQERRVAEGGSDRLLERRVAEGGSDRLQERRVAEGGSDRLIERRVAEGGSDRLQERRVAEGGSDRLIERRVAEGGSDRLQERRVAEGGSDRLIERRVA, encoded by the coding sequence ATGAAACGCCAAATCCTTCTCGGCATCGCTTTCTCGGTTCTCGCAGTCAACGCTTTTGCAGCAAAACCCGCTCACACCATGATCGCCGAAGGCGGTTCGGATCGATTGATCGAACAGCGTGTAGCTGAAGGTGGCTCGGATCGTCTGCTGGAACGCCGCGTTGCCGAAGGTGGCTCGGATCGTCTGCAAGAACGTCGCGTTGCCGAAGGTGGCTCGGATCGTCTGCTGGAACGCCGCGTAGCTGAAGGTGGTTCGGATCGTCTGCAAGAACGTCGCGTTGCCGAAGGTGGCTCGGATCGTCTGATCGAACGCCGCGTTGCCGAAGGTGGCTCGGATCGTCTGCAAGAACGTCGCGTTGCCGAAGGTGGCTCGGATCGTCTGATCGAACGCCGCGTAGCTGAAGGCGGTTCGGATCGTCTGCAAGAACGTCGCGTAGCTGAAGGTGGCTCGGATCGTCTGATCGAACGCCGCGTCGCATGA
- a CDS encoding cytochrome c family protein codes for MKNTALLTLALILNAGLLSTPALAAGDAEAGGKIFPRLCGGCHQVGESARPGFGPQLNGIIGRPAGTSANYVYSDAMKNSGITWNRETLTAYLKDPKGVVPGTRMIFWGLSDEEKIDNLLAYLQSFTEQ; via the coding sequence ATGAAAAACACCGCGTTACTGACCCTCGCCCTGATCCTCAACGCAGGCCTGCTCAGCACACCTGCCCTGGCGGCTGGCGATGCCGAGGCCGGCGGCAAAATCTTCCCGCGCCTGTGCGGCGGCTGCCATCAGGTCGGCGAATCCGCCCGCCCCGGATTCGGCCCGCAACTCAACGGCATCATCGGCCGTCCGGCGGGGACGTCGGCGAACTACGTGTACTCCGATGCAATGAAGAACTCCGGCATCACCTGGAACCGCGAAACGCTGACGGCGTATCTGAAAGATCCGAAAGGCGTGGTGCCGGGGACGCGGATGATCTTCTGGGGGCTGAGTGATGAGGAGAAGATCGATAATTTGTTGGCATATCTTCAGTCATTCACTGAGCAATAA